From a single Chloracidobacterium thermophilum B genomic region:
- the rpmB gene encoding 50S ribosomal protein L28, producing MAKVCQVTGKRPMSGHNVSHANNRTKRRFLPNLQRQRFWVPSENRWVRLRLSARAIKTINRYGIEYVLKKMREEGRKI from the coding sequence ATGGCCAAGGTTTGTCAAGTGACCGGAAAGCGCCCGATGTCGGGCCACAACGTATCGCACGCGAACAACCGTACGAAGCGGCGTTTTCTGCCCAACCTGCAACGGCAGCGGTTTTGGGTGCCGAGTGAAAACCGGTGGGTGCGGCTGCGTCTTTCGGCGCGCGCCATCAAAACCATCAACCGGTATGGGATTGAGTACGTCCTGAAGAAAATGCGGGAAGAGGGCAGGAAAATCTGA
- a CDS encoding HEPN domain-containing protein: MRNRSKFTRTHDLVKLARLLGDQGIVLPVKEEQLRRLNPFAVAFRYDDMEIAPVAQEGMTSLIAEIRRWAEAEVRAATKREESYGPDEH; this comes from the coding sequence TTGCGCAACAGATCGAAATTCACGCGCACACACGATTTGGTCAAACTGGCGCGTCTGCTTGGGGATCAAGGCATCGTGTTGCCGGTCAAGGAAGAGCAACTCCGCCGACTCAATCCTTTTGCCGTTGCCTTCCGCTACGACGATATGGAAATCGCGCCTGTCGCACAGGAAGGTATGACGAGCCTGATTGCGGAGATTCGCCGCTGGGCAGAGGCAGAAGTGCGCGCGGCAACGAAACGTGAGGAAAGCTATGGCCCGGACGAGCATTGA
- a CDS encoding nucleotidyltransferase domain-containing protein, producing the protein MIDEQTLQEIVRRIVAAAQPSRVILFGSYGRGDADAGSDLDLMVIKPEVSDPYSEMIRLHEAVGPIGPGMDVLVYSEAEYQRRSQVPGTVLYWARKEGRALYGAAS; encoded by the coding sequence ATGATTGACGAACAAACCCTGCAAGAAATTGTCCGGCGGATTGTGGCAGCGGCGCAGCCCAGCCGGGTGATCCTGTTCGGCTCCTATGGCCGTGGCGATGCCGACGCTGGCTCTGACCTGGACCTCATGGTGATCAAACCGGAAGTGTCCGACCCGTACAGCGAAATGATCCGCCTGCACGAAGCCGTGGGCCCGATTGGCCCGGGGATGGACGTGCTGGTCTATTCCGAGGCCGAATACCAACGACGCAGCCAGGTACCGGGCACCGTCCTGTACTGGGCGCGCAAGGAAGGGAGGGCCTTGTATGGAGCCGCATCTTGA
- a CDS encoding ParE family toxin-like protein produces the protein MNSQTTPSFWKHYWALPPEIRQRARQVYKLWRDNPAHPSLFFKRVKESQPVYSIRIGLGYRALGLLRGDTVTWFWIGTHDEYERLLK, from the coding sequence ATGAATTCACAAACCACTCCGTCATTCTGGAAACATTACTGGGCTTTGCCACCAGAAATCCGTCAGCGAGCACGGCAGGTTTACAAATTGTGGCGAGATAATCCAGCCCATCCAAGCCTTTTCTTCAAGCGAGTGAAAGAAAGCCAGCCAGTTTACTCAATACGCATTGGTTTGGGATACAGAGCGCTTGGATTGCTGAGAGGTGATACGGTAACGTGGTTTTGGATTGGTACGCATGACGAATATGAACGGCTTCTCAAGTAA